One Novosphingobium sp. 9U genomic window, GGGAGCCGGGCTTACATCGCGCTCGCTAGGGAGCTGATTACGCGCTTGCCTGAAGAGAGGAAGGCCGCATGAGCGAGGAAGTCGGTGTGACGACCGCACCGGTCGCCAAGTCCAAGGCCAAGGGCCTGGGCCGTGGGCTGGGAGCACTGCTCGGTGAGACGCGGCGAGAGGAGCCGGTTGCGACGGGCGCAAGTTCACCCGCAAGCGACGAACCCAGATCGCCGGGGCTGGCGCTTCTCCCGGTGGCCTTGATATCGCCCGATCCTCAGCAGCCGCGCCGTCATTTCGATGAGGACGCGCTGGACGAACTGGCAGCATCGATCGCGCAGCGGGGAGTGATCCAGCCAGTCGTCGTTCGCGCGCTAGACCAAGGCCGCTATCAACTCGTTGCCGGTGAGCGGCGCTGGAGAGCAGCGCAGAAGGCGCAGCTGCACGAGATCCCGGCGCTCATCCGCGACCTAAGTGACCGCGATGTCATGGCGCTGGCTCTCATCGAAAACCTGCAGCGCGAGGACCTTAATCCGATCGAGGAGGCCCGAGCTTACCACCGGCTGGCCGAGAGCGAGGGGCTCACTCAGGCCGAGATCGCCAAGATGGTCGACAAGAGCCGCAGCCACGTGGCGAACCTGCAGCGGCTGCTGGCTCTGCCTGAAACGGTGATGGACCTGGTCGAGCGAGGTTCGCTGTCGATGGGTCATGCACGCGCGCTGATCGGCTCAGACGATGCCGAAGAGATTGCGCAAGCGGCCGTTGCTAAGCAGATGTCCGTGCGCGAGGTCGAAAAGCTGATCCGCCGCAAGTCCAAGGGCGAGGCTGCGCCGCGCCGCGCGCGCACTGCCCGCAACTCGAGCGACGATGCCGACATCGTCGCCGTCCAGGGGCATCTTGAAGAATTTCTTGGCTTGCCTGTCCGTATCCAGAGTGACGCCGATCCGAAATCGGGGCTCGTCACGATCAAGTATACGACCTTGGACCAACTCGACTTGATCTGTCAAAGACTGACCGGTGGCTCGATCTAAGCCACCGGTGGTTGTACTAATGTGATTAGTAACGTTACTTGATCATGACCCGCTTGTCGGGAACGATCTTGACGCGCTTGTCCGGTACGATCTTCACGCGCTTGTCGCGAACGTAGCGACGAGCGCGCGGACGGACCGGCACATCTTCGTAAACGTATTCGACTGTTTCGGTGCACTGCGGCGCCGCCTGCACGGGGACCATCATGACCGGTGCGCCGTTGCAGCATCCGCCGGTATAAGCATAGCCGGGAGCATAAGCCGGCGCGTAGCCAGGGTAGGCGTAGCCGCCATAGCCCGGCTGCGGATAGCTGGCGGTGTAGCGGGCATAGTAGTCGTCGAG contains:
- a CDS encoding ParB/RepB/Spo0J family partition protein, with the translated sequence MSEEVGVTTAPVAKSKAKGLGRGLGALLGETRREEPVATGASSPASDEPRSPGLALLPVALISPDPQQPRRHFDEDALDELAASIAQRGVIQPVVVRALDQGRYQLVAGERRWRAAQKAQLHEIPALIRDLSDRDVMALALIENLQREDLNPIEEARAYHRLAESEGLTQAEIAKMVDKSRSHVANLQRLLALPETVMDLVERGSLSMGHARALIGSDDAEEIAQAAVAKQMSVREVEKLIRRKSKGEAAPRRARTARNSSDDADIVAVQGHLEEFLGLPVRIQSDADPKSGLVTIKYTTLDQLDLICQRLTGGSI